One Ricinus communis isolate WT05 ecotype wild-type chromosome 7, ASM1957865v1, whole genome shotgun sequence genomic region harbors:
- the LOC8286800 gene encoding meiosis-specific protein ASY1 isoform X1 — translation MVVAQKVKEAEITEQASLLLTRNLLRIAIFNISYIRGLFPEKYFNDKSVPALEMKIKKLMPMDPESRRLIDWMEKGVYDALQKKYLKTLLFCVCEATDGPMIEEYSFSFSYSNSDSQEVSMNINRNGSKKNGGTFNYNSTTEITPNQMRSSACKMIRTLVQLMRTLDRMPEERTMLMKLLYYDDVTPADYEPPFFRECTEEEAHNPWNKSPLKMEVGNVNSKHFVLALKVKSVLDPCEDENDDMEEDEVSLGAVSLHQSDSSDSDSEVSQSQENQYMVAPVEKERREEDNGMVDQDDTEDPEEDEQQLARVKGWITSHHLDTVGLNDVLSNFPDISVVLTEEIMDKLVKEGVISKSGPDTYTKNNQQKSDFEFTVVKEEMDGQAIPNGNKAPRIDDHMYMKALYHALPMNYVTVAKLQTKLDGEANQTTVRKLIDKMTRDGYLEAKGNRRLGKRVIHSIQTEKKLAELKKILGNNLMQYVDKNEQQIKSNHIEFLKSGNDHRDTSTCGALHSVGSDLTRMRIRSDINHNGSVRSEQTISKTGNTPTSRAEPVASRESFAQGNENGRANGNTNHCDEEDTVICSRSTQDKRTRKTSTVSFKFLICMNSARAGKYFKKGSFNTP, via the exons ATG GTTGTAGCACAGAAAGTTAAAGAAGCAGAGATCACCGAACAGGCCTCTCTTCTTCTG ACAAGGAACTTGCTCCGTATTgcaattttcaatattagttACATCAGAGGCCTGTTTCCGGAGAAGTATTTCAATGACAAGTCTGTCCCTGCTTTAG AGATGAAGATTAAGAAGTTGATGCCTATGGATCCAGAGTCCCGTAGACTGATTGATTGGATGGAGAAAG GTGTTTATGATGCATTGCAGAAAAAGTACTTGAAGACACTTTTATTCTGTGTGTGTGAGGCAACAGATGGTCCAATGATCGAGGAATATTCAT TTTCCTTCAGTTATTCAAATTCTGATAGTCAAGAAGTTTCAATGAATATCAATCGCAATGGAAGCAAGAAAAACGGAGGAACATTCAACTATAACTCCACCACAGAAATTACTCCCAATCAGATGAG GAGTTCTGCATGTAAAATGATCCGTACATTGGTTCAGTTGATGAGAACTCTGGATAGGATGCCTGAGGAG CGAACTATGCTGATGAAGCTCCTCTATTATGATGATGTGACG CCAGCAGATTATGAGCCTCCATTCTTCAGGGAATGCACAGAAGAAGAAGCTCATAACCCATGGAATAAAAGCCCTCTGAAGATGGAGGTTGGGAACGTCAACAGCAAGCATTTTGTGCTTGCTCTCAAG GTAAAGAGTGTGCTTGATCCTTGTGAGGATGAAAATGATGATATGGAAGAAGATGAAGTGAGCTTAGGAGCCGTGTCTCTGCATCAGTCAGATTCTTCTGATTCTGACAGTGAG GTTAGCCAATCACAAGAAAATCAATATATGGTTGCACCAGTGG AGAAGGAACGGCGGGAGGAAGACAATGGCATGGTTGACCAAG ATGATACCGAGGATCCAGAAGAGGATGAACAGCAATTGGCTAGGGTGAAAGGCTGGATCACTAGCCACCACCTTGACACTGTCGGACTTAATGATGTCCTCTCTAATTTCCCAGATATTTCTGTG GTCCTGACTGAAG AAATTATGGACAAGCTTGTGAAGGAAGGTGTTATATCAAAATCTGGACCAGATACTTACACCAAGAACAATCAACAg aaatccgACTTCGAGTTCACTGTGGTTAAAGAGGAAATGGATGGTCAAGCAATCCCAAACGGTAACAAAGCTCCTAGGATCGATGATCATATGTACATGAAG GCTTTGTACCATGCTCTTCCAATGAACTATGTAACAGTTGCAAAGCTTCAGACCAAGTTAGATGGAGAGGCAAATCAGACAACCGTGCGGAAACTAATTGATAAAATGACCCGAGATGGTTACCTTGAAGCTAAAGGAAACCGTAGACTAG GCAAGCGTGTCATCCATTCAATTCAAACTGAGAAAAAACTTGcggaattaaagaaaatattgggAAATAACCTTATG CAGTATGTTGATAAGAATGAACAACAAATCAAGTCTAACCATATAGAGTTCCTGAAATCAG GGAACGACCATAGAGATACCTCAACATGTGGTGCCCTCCACTCGGTTGGATCAGATCTTACACGCATGAGGATCAGATCTGACATTAATCATAATGGATCAGTTAGGAGCGAGCAGACTATCTCAAAGACAGGCAACACTCCCACAAGCAGGGCTGAG CCAGTTGCTTCAAGAGAAAGTTTTGCTCAAGGAAATGAGAATGGCAGAGCAAATGGAAACACAAATCACTGCGATGAAGAAGATACAGTTATCTGCAGCAGATCCACTCAAGACAAGAGAACCAGGAAAACAAGCACGGTAAGTTTCAAGTTCCTCATATGTATGAATAGTGCAAGAGCTggtaaatatttcaaaaaaggCTCTTTTAATACACCTTAA
- the LOC8286800 gene encoding meiosis-specific protein ASY1 isoform X4, translated as MVVAQKVKEAEITEQASLLLTRNLLRIAIFNISYIRGLFPEKYFNDKSVPALEMKIKKLMPMDPESRRLIDWMEKGVYDALQKKYLKTLLFCVCEATDGPMIEEYSFSFSYSNSDSQEVSMNINRNGSKKNGGTFNYNSTTEITPNQMRSSACKMIRTLVQLMRTLDRMPEERTMLMKLLYYDDVTPADYEPPFFRECTEEEAHNPWNKSPLKMEVGNVNSKHFVLALKVKSVLDPCEDENDDMEEDEVSLGAVSLHQSDSSDSDSEVSQSQENQYMVAPVEKERREEDNGMVDQDDTEDPEEDEQQLARVKGWITSHHLDTVGLNDVLSNFPDISVVLTEEIMDKLVKEGVISKSGPDTYTKNNQQKSDFEFTVVKEEMDGQAIPNGNKAPRIDDHMYMKALYHALPMNYVTVAKLQTKLDGEANQTTVRKLIDKMTRDGYLEAKGNRRLGKRVIHSIQTEKKLAELKKILGNNLMGTTIEIPQHVVPSTRLDQILHA; from the exons ATG GTTGTAGCACAGAAAGTTAAAGAAGCAGAGATCACCGAACAGGCCTCTCTTCTTCTG ACAAGGAACTTGCTCCGTATTgcaattttcaatattagttACATCAGAGGCCTGTTTCCGGAGAAGTATTTCAATGACAAGTCTGTCCCTGCTTTAG AGATGAAGATTAAGAAGTTGATGCCTATGGATCCAGAGTCCCGTAGACTGATTGATTGGATGGAGAAAG GTGTTTATGATGCATTGCAGAAAAAGTACTTGAAGACACTTTTATTCTGTGTGTGTGAGGCAACAGATGGTCCAATGATCGAGGAATATTCAT TTTCCTTCAGTTATTCAAATTCTGATAGTCAAGAAGTTTCAATGAATATCAATCGCAATGGAAGCAAGAAAAACGGAGGAACATTCAACTATAACTCCACCACAGAAATTACTCCCAATCAGATGAG GAGTTCTGCATGTAAAATGATCCGTACATTGGTTCAGTTGATGAGAACTCTGGATAGGATGCCTGAGGAG CGAACTATGCTGATGAAGCTCCTCTATTATGATGATGTGACG CCAGCAGATTATGAGCCTCCATTCTTCAGGGAATGCACAGAAGAAGAAGCTCATAACCCATGGAATAAAAGCCCTCTGAAGATGGAGGTTGGGAACGTCAACAGCAAGCATTTTGTGCTTGCTCTCAAG GTAAAGAGTGTGCTTGATCCTTGTGAGGATGAAAATGATGATATGGAAGAAGATGAAGTGAGCTTAGGAGCCGTGTCTCTGCATCAGTCAGATTCTTCTGATTCTGACAGTGAG GTTAGCCAATCACAAGAAAATCAATATATGGTTGCACCAGTGG AGAAGGAACGGCGGGAGGAAGACAATGGCATGGTTGACCAAG ATGATACCGAGGATCCAGAAGAGGATGAACAGCAATTGGCTAGGGTGAAAGGCTGGATCACTAGCCACCACCTTGACACTGTCGGACTTAATGATGTCCTCTCTAATTTCCCAGATATTTCTGTG GTCCTGACTGAAG AAATTATGGACAAGCTTGTGAAGGAAGGTGTTATATCAAAATCTGGACCAGATACTTACACCAAGAACAATCAACAg aaatccgACTTCGAGTTCACTGTGGTTAAAGAGGAAATGGATGGTCAAGCAATCCCAAACGGTAACAAAGCTCCTAGGATCGATGATCATATGTACATGAAG GCTTTGTACCATGCTCTTCCAATGAACTATGTAACAGTTGCAAAGCTTCAGACCAAGTTAGATGGAGAGGCAAATCAGACAACCGTGCGGAAACTAATTGATAAAATGACCCGAGATGGTTACCTTGAAGCTAAAGGAAACCGTAGACTAG GCAAGCGTGTCATCCATTCAATTCAAACTGAGAAAAAACTTGcggaattaaagaaaatattgggAAATAACCTTATG GGAACGACCATAGAGATACCTCAACATGTGGTGCCCTCCACTCGGTTGGATCAGATCTTACACGCATGA
- the LOC8286800 gene encoding meiosis-specific protein ASY1 isoform X3: protein MVVAQKVKEAEITEQASLLLTRNLLRIAIFNISYIRGLFPEKYFNDKSVPALEMKIKKLMPMDPESRRLIDWMEKGVYDALQKKYLKTLLFCVCEATDGPMIEEYSFSFSYSNSDSQEVSMNINRNGSKKNGGTFNYNSTTEITPNQMRSSACKMIRTLVQLMRTLDRMPEERTMLMKLLYYDDVTPADYEPPFFRECTEEEAHNPWNKSPLKMEVGNVNSKHFVLALKVKSVLDPCEDENDDMEEDEVSLGAVSLHQSDSSDSDSEVSQSQENQYMVAPVEKERREEDNGMVDQDDTEDPEEDEQQLARVKGWITSHHLDTVGLNDVLSNFPDISVVLTEEIMDKLVKEGVISKSGPDTYTKNNQQKSDFEFTVVKEEMDGQAIPNGNKAPRIDDHMYMKALYHALPMNYVTVAKLQTKLDGEANQTTVRKLIDKMTRDGYLEAKGNRRLGKRVIHSIQTEKKLAELKKILGNNLMYVDKNEQQIKSNHIEFLKSGNDHRDTSTCGALHSVGSDLTRMRIRSDINHNGSVRSEQTISKTGNTPTSRAEPVASRESFAQGNENGRANGNTNHCDEEDTVICSRSTQDKRTRKTSTVKEPIFQYMKRQRSEAV from the exons ATG GTTGTAGCACAGAAAGTTAAAGAAGCAGAGATCACCGAACAGGCCTCTCTTCTTCTG ACAAGGAACTTGCTCCGTATTgcaattttcaatattagttACATCAGAGGCCTGTTTCCGGAGAAGTATTTCAATGACAAGTCTGTCCCTGCTTTAG AGATGAAGATTAAGAAGTTGATGCCTATGGATCCAGAGTCCCGTAGACTGATTGATTGGATGGAGAAAG GTGTTTATGATGCATTGCAGAAAAAGTACTTGAAGACACTTTTATTCTGTGTGTGTGAGGCAACAGATGGTCCAATGATCGAGGAATATTCAT TTTCCTTCAGTTATTCAAATTCTGATAGTCAAGAAGTTTCAATGAATATCAATCGCAATGGAAGCAAGAAAAACGGAGGAACATTCAACTATAACTCCACCACAGAAATTACTCCCAATCAGATGAG GAGTTCTGCATGTAAAATGATCCGTACATTGGTTCAGTTGATGAGAACTCTGGATAGGATGCCTGAGGAG CGAACTATGCTGATGAAGCTCCTCTATTATGATGATGTGACG CCAGCAGATTATGAGCCTCCATTCTTCAGGGAATGCACAGAAGAAGAAGCTCATAACCCATGGAATAAAAGCCCTCTGAAGATGGAGGTTGGGAACGTCAACAGCAAGCATTTTGTGCTTGCTCTCAAG GTAAAGAGTGTGCTTGATCCTTGTGAGGATGAAAATGATGATATGGAAGAAGATGAAGTGAGCTTAGGAGCCGTGTCTCTGCATCAGTCAGATTCTTCTGATTCTGACAGTGAG GTTAGCCAATCACAAGAAAATCAATATATGGTTGCACCAGTGG AGAAGGAACGGCGGGAGGAAGACAATGGCATGGTTGACCAAG ATGATACCGAGGATCCAGAAGAGGATGAACAGCAATTGGCTAGGGTGAAAGGCTGGATCACTAGCCACCACCTTGACACTGTCGGACTTAATGATGTCCTCTCTAATTTCCCAGATATTTCTGTG GTCCTGACTGAAG AAATTATGGACAAGCTTGTGAAGGAAGGTGTTATATCAAAATCTGGACCAGATACTTACACCAAGAACAATCAACAg aaatccgACTTCGAGTTCACTGTGGTTAAAGAGGAAATGGATGGTCAAGCAATCCCAAACGGTAACAAAGCTCCTAGGATCGATGATCATATGTACATGAAG GCTTTGTACCATGCTCTTCCAATGAACTATGTAACAGTTGCAAAGCTTCAGACCAAGTTAGATGGAGAGGCAAATCAGACAACCGTGCGGAAACTAATTGATAAAATGACCCGAGATGGTTACCTTGAAGCTAAAGGAAACCGTAGACTAG GCAAGCGTGTCATCCATTCAATTCAAACTGAGAAAAAACTTGcggaattaaagaaaatattgggAAATAACCTTATG TATGTTGATAAGAATGAACAACAAATCAAGTCTAACCATATAGAGTTCCTGAAATCAG GGAACGACCATAGAGATACCTCAACATGTGGTGCCCTCCACTCGGTTGGATCAGATCTTACACGCATGAGGATCAGATCTGACATTAATCATAATGGATCAGTTAGGAGCGAGCAGACTATCTCAAAGACAGGCAACACTCCCACAAGCAGGGCTGAG CCAGTTGCTTCAAGAGAAAGTTTTGCTCAAGGAAATGAGAATGGCAGAGCAAATGGAAACACAAATCACTGCGATGAAGAAGATACAGTTATCTGCAGCAGATCCACTCAAGACAAGAGAACCAGGAAAACAAGCACG GTTAAGGAACCAATTTTTCAGTACATGAAACGCCAGCGATCTGAAGCTGTTTGA
- the LOC8286800 gene encoding meiosis-specific protein ASY1 isoform X2 encodes MVVAQKVKEAEITEQASLLLTRNLLRIAIFNISYIRGLFPEKYFNDKSVPALEMKIKKLMPMDPESRRLIDWMEKGVYDALQKKYLKTLLFCVCEATDGPMIEEYSFSFSYSNSDSQEVSMNINRNGSKKNGGTFNYNSTTEITPNQMRSSACKMIRTLVQLMRTLDRMPEERTMLMKLLYYDDVTPADYEPPFFRECTEEEAHNPWNKSPLKMEVGNVNSKHFVLALKVKSVLDPCEDENDDMEEDEVSLGAVSLHQSDSSDSDSEVSQSQENQYMVAPVEKERREEDNGMVDQDDTEDPEEDEQQLARVKGWITSHHLDTVGLNDVLSNFPDISVVLTEEIMDKLVKEGVISKSGPDTYTKNNQQKSDFEFTVVKEEMDGQAIPNGNKAPRIDDHMYMKALYHALPMNYVTVAKLQTKLDGEANQTTVRKLIDKMTRDGYLEAKGNRRLGKRVIHSIQTEKKLAELKKILGNNLMYVDKNEQQIKSNHIEFLKSGNDHRDTSTCGALHSVGSDLTRMRIRSDINHNGSVRSEQTISKTGNTPTSRAEPVASRESFAQGNENGRANGNTNHCDEEDTVICSRSTQDKRTRKTSTVSFKFLICMNSARAGKYFKKGSFNTP; translated from the exons ATG GTTGTAGCACAGAAAGTTAAAGAAGCAGAGATCACCGAACAGGCCTCTCTTCTTCTG ACAAGGAACTTGCTCCGTATTgcaattttcaatattagttACATCAGAGGCCTGTTTCCGGAGAAGTATTTCAATGACAAGTCTGTCCCTGCTTTAG AGATGAAGATTAAGAAGTTGATGCCTATGGATCCAGAGTCCCGTAGACTGATTGATTGGATGGAGAAAG GTGTTTATGATGCATTGCAGAAAAAGTACTTGAAGACACTTTTATTCTGTGTGTGTGAGGCAACAGATGGTCCAATGATCGAGGAATATTCAT TTTCCTTCAGTTATTCAAATTCTGATAGTCAAGAAGTTTCAATGAATATCAATCGCAATGGAAGCAAGAAAAACGGAGGAACATTCAACTATAACTCCACCACAGAAATTACTCCCAATCAGATGAG GAGTTCTGCATGTAAAATGATCCGTACATTGGTTCAGTTGATGAGAACTCTGGATAGGATGCCTGAGGAG CGAACTATGCTGATGAAGCTCCTCTATTATGATGATGTGACG CCAGCAGATTATGAGCCTCCATTCTTCAGGGAATGCACAGAAGAAGAAGCTCATAACCCATGGAATAAAAGCCCTCTGAAGATGGAGGTTGGGAACGTCAACAGCAAGCATTTTGTGCTTGCTCTCAAG GTAAAGAGTGTGCTTGATCCTTGTGAGGATGAAAATGATGATATGGAAGAAGATGAAGTGAGCTTAGGAGCCGTGTCTCTGCATCAGTCAGATTCTTCTGATTCTGACAGTGAG GTTAGCCAATCACAAGAAAATCAATATATGGTTGCACCAGTGG AGAAGGAACGGCGGGAGGAAGACAATGGCATGGTTGACCAAG ATGATACCGAGGATCCAGAAGAGGATGAACAGCAATTGGCTAGGGTGAAAGGCTGGATCACTAGCCACCACCTTGACACTGTCGGACTTAATGATGTCCTCTCTAATTTCCCAGATATTTCTGTG GTCCTGACTGAAG AAATTATGGACAAGCTTGTGAAGGAAGGTGTTATATCAAAATCTGGACCAGATACTTACACCAAGAACAATCAACAg aaatccgACTTCGAGTTCACTGTGGTTAAAGAGGAAATGGATGGTCAAGCAATCCCAAACGGTAACAAAGCTCCTAGGATCGATGATCATATGTACATGAAG GCTTTGTACCATGCTCTTCCAATGAACTATGTAACAGTTGCAAAGCTTCAGACCAAGTTAGATGGAGAGGCAAATCAGACAACCGTGCGGAAACTAATTGATAAAATGACCCGAGATGGTTACCTTGAAGCTAAAGGAAACCGTAGACTAG GCAAGCGTGTCATCCATTCAATTCAAACTGAGAAAAAACTTGcggaattaaagaaaatattgggAAATAACCTTATG TATGTTGATAAGAATGAACAACAAATCAAGTCTAACCATATAGAGTTCCTGAAATCAG GGAACGACCATAGAGATACCTCAACATGTGGTGCCCTCCACTCGGTTGGATCAGATCTTACACGCATGAGGATCAGATCTGACATTAATCATAATGGATCAGTTAGGAGCGAGCAGACTATCTCAAAGACAGGCAACACTCCCACAAGCAGGGCTGAG CCAGTTGCTTCAAGAGAAAGTTTTGCTCAAGGAAATGAGAATGGCAGAGCAAATGGAAACACAAATCACTGCGATGAAGAAGATACAGTTATCTGCAGCAGATCCACTCAAGACAAGAGAACCAGGAAAACAAGCACGGTAAGTTTCAAGTTCCTCATATGTATGAATAGTGCAAGAGCTggtaaatatttcaaaaaaggCTCTTTTAATACACCTTAA
- the LOC8286799 gene encoding REF/SRPP-like protein At1g67360 encodes METEKKMNSKELKHLGFVRMVAVQTLVCVSNLYDYAKQNSGPLRSTVGTVETAVTTVVGPVYQKFKDLPDHLLVFVDNKVDEGTQKFDKHAPPVAKQVASQAQTLMQVALQKVQELVNEARVGGARAAVHFAAKESKHLALTQSVKVWIKLNQFPAVHTVADMAVPTAAHWSEKYNHVIKDMTQKGHTLFGYLPLVPVDEIAKAFKQGKTKAGEKANVAAHQSDSSDSD; translated from the exons ATGGAAACGGAGAAGAAGATGAATAGTAAAGAACTGAAGCACTTAGGATTTGTGAGGATGGTTGCTGTGCAGACGTTGGTGTGCGTGTCGAATCTTTATGACTACGCGAAGCAGAACTCAGGGCCTCTGAGATCTACGGTTGGCACTGTAGAGACTGCTGTAACTACCGTTGTCGGTCCTGTTTATCAGAAATTTAAGGATCTTCCTGATCATCTTCTTGTCTTTGTTGATAACAAG GTAGATGAAGGCACACAGAAGTTTGATAAGCATGCGCCACCTGTTGCTAAGCAGGTTGCTAGCCAAGCCCAAACTTTGATGCAGGTGGCATTGCAGAAGGTTCAAGAACTTGTGAATGAGGCCCGTGTTGGAGGAGCGCGTGCCGCTGTGCACTTTGCTGCCAAGGAGTCTAAGCACTTGGCCCTTACTCAGTCTGTGAAGGTGTGGATTAAGCTTAACCAGTTCCCTGCTGTTCACACAGTTGCAGACATGGCTGTTCCCACTGCTGCCCACTGGTCTGAGAAGTATAACCATGTTATCAAGGACATGACCCAGAAGGGTCATACCCTTTTTGGGTATCTTCCTTTGGTTCCTGTGGATGAGATAGCCAAGGCATTTAAACAAGGCAAGACAAAAGCAGGGGAGAAAGCAAATGTAGCTGCACATCAATCTGATTCATCAGATTCTGATTAG
- the LOC8286798 gene encoding uncharacterized protein LOC8286798 codes for MGFIMEFAKDLVLRLMEDPRERDRKFREHLYEMKDRCKKTKEMWSLPLRPYGFWTFERHNSQLAWDAQISQVPGRRDPYDDLLQDSSK; via the coding sequence ATGGGGTTTATAATGGAATTTGCTAAGGATTTGGTGCTGAGATTAATGGAGGAtccgagagagagagataggaaATTCAGGGAACATTTGTATGAGATGAAGGATCGATGCAAGAAGACAAAGGAAATGTGGAGTTTACCACTCAGACCTTATGGATTTTGGACATTTGAGAGACATAATTCTCAGCTTGCTTGGGATGCTCAGATTAGCCAAGTTCCTGGTCGCAGGGACCCGTATGATGATCTCCTTCAAGATTCCTCTAAATGA